Below is a genomic region from Corallococcus caeni.
GGCATGCAACTCGACAGCCTCGCGGACGTCATGTCCTTTGGCGCGGCGCCGGCGCTGCTCGTCTACAAGTGGGCGCTGGCCCCCATGGGCTTCTGGGGCCTGTTCATCTCCTTCGCGTTCATGGCCTGCGGCGCCATGCGGCTCGCGCGCTTCAACGTGCTCGCCATGCGCAACCCGCACGGCGGGGGTGGCGGCTTCTTCGTGGGGCTCCCCATCCCGCTGGCGGCCGGCGTGCTCGTCTCCCTCATCATCTCCCACCACGTGGCCAGCCAGGGCGAGGCGCTCGGTGACGGCGCGCGCATGCCGGTGGCGGTCGCGGTGGGGGCCCTGTCGCTGCTGATGGTGTCCACGGTGCGCTACCGCACCTTCAAGGACGCGCGTCCCAGCCGGAAGTCGGCGCTCGTCTTCATGGTCATGGCGCTCACAGGCGCGTTCATCGCCCGGCAGTTCCACCCGGCCTGGGTGCTGGTGACGTACTTCTTCGCGTACCTGCTGATGGGACTGGTGGAGTCCGCGGTCTCCGTGCGCAGCCGGCTGGCGTCGCGCAAGGTCGGCGCTGTCGCCGCGGTGGCGGTGGCCGCCGGGCTCGACGAGGACGACGACGAGGACTCCGAGCCCAACGCCACCACGGACGACGGTCCCGCGTTCCTCTGAGCCGCCAGGCGCGGGAGCCAGGACGCGGACCGTGCCCTCCCGGCCCGGGGCCGCTAGGATGCCCGGCCCATGCGCGTCGAGCTGCTGTGCACCGGTGACGAGCTCGTCACCGGCCTCATCACGGACACCAACAGCACCTACCTGGAAGCCCGTCTCTTCGACCTGGGGGTGAAGGTCGCACGGGTGTCGGTGGTGGGTGACGTGCGGCCGGACATCACGGGCGCGCTGCTGGAGGCCTCGGCGCGCGCGGACGTGGTCATCGTCTCGGGAGGCCTGGGCCCCACGTCGGACGACTTCACGCTGGAGTGCGCCGCCGCGGCGGCAGGCGTCCCCATGCAAGAGGACGCACGGGTGCTCGGCTGGCTGAAGGAGCGCTACGCCGCGCGGGGCATGGCCATCAACCCGGGCGCCCTGCGCATGGCGCGCATCCCCGCGGGCACCGAGCCGGTGCGCAATCCCCAGGGCTCGGCGCCGCTGGTCATCCAGCAGCTCGGCCGCGCCCACCTGTTCTTCCTGCCGGGCGTCCCGCGCGAATACCGCGCCCTGGTGGACGGCGAGGTGCTGCCGCGCGTGCGCGCCTGGCTCGCCGCCGAACCCCACCGCACGTTCCGCGCCTTCCGCCTGCTGCGAACGGTGCGCCTTCCGGAATCCGTGTTGAACGAGCGGGTGATGCCCCTGGCCCCCAGCCATCCCCGGGTGGTGTTCGGCTTCCGGACGCACGCGCCGGAGAACCACCTGAAGCTGATGGCCGAAGCCCCCACGCAGGCGGAGGCCGACGCCGCGCTCGCCGCCGCGGAGGCCGCCTGCCGGCAGGTGCTGGGCACGCACGTCTACGGCGCGGATGGCAGCGAGTACGCCCCCGTCCTGCTGGACCTGCTCGCGCGCGCCGGCCACACGCTGGCGGTGGCGGAGAGCTGCACGGGAGGGCTCGTCGCGCAGGAGCTCACGGCCGTCCCCGGCTCCAGCCAGGTCTTCATCGGGGGCGCGGTCGCCTACTCGGAGAAGATGAAGTCCGCCTGGGTGGGCGTTCCCCCGGACCTCCTCGCGAAGCACAGCGCCGTGTCGCCGCAGACGGCGCTCGCCATGGCGGAGGGAGTCCGCGCCGCCTGCGGAGCCACGTTCGGCCTGTCCGTCACGGGCTACGCGGGACCCGGCGGAGGCACGCCCGAGGACCCCGTGGGCACCGTGTACTGCGGGCTGGCCGGTCCCGGCATGGCGCCGCGCTGCGAGCGGATCTCGCTCGCGGGTGACCGGGACCGGGTCCGCCTGTTCGCCGCGTCCCACGTGCTGGAGATGTTGAGGTTGCACCTGCTCGCCGCCGCCCCCGTGTCGCCATGAGTCGCTCCAAATCAAAGCGTCCCCGTCCTTCTCCCGTGGAAGCGCCGTCCACGGTGCCCCCGGCCCCCGCCACCGCGAGCGAGCCGGTCCCGGCCACGCCCGAGTCCGCCGCGCCGCTCTCCAGTCCCATGGCTGCGACGGAATCCACCCAGCCACCCACGCCTCCAGCCGGAGCGCATCCGGTGCGCAGCGCGGTGCGCCTGTGGCTGTCGGCCTACCGGGTGGAGGTGATGCTGTTCCTGATTGCGTTCGCGGTGCTGTCCAGCTTCAGCTCGCAGCGCTTCTTCCGGCAGAGCGCTGCCCCGCACTTCATCTACCAGGCGCAGTCCTGGCTGGAGGGGCGGCTCGACGTGGATCCGCGGGTGTTGCCCAACCTGGAGGACTGGGCCTGCGTGCGGGTGGTGGATGGGCACAAGGTGCGGTGCGAAGGGCGCCTGCTCCGCGATGACCGCTGGTTCGTCAGCTTCCCGTCCTTCCCCGCGGTCGTGATGCTCCCCTTCGTCGCGCTGCACGGCTACCAGTTCAACGACACGTCGTTCGGCGTCTTCGTGGGCGCGCTCGCGGTGGCGCTCTTCTACTCGCTGCTGCGCTTCCTCGCGCAGGAGGGTGAGACGGAGCGCAACCGCAACGACAACGTGGTGCTGTCGCTGGTGCTCGCCTTCGGCACGCTGTTCTTCTACTGCGCCATCCGTGGCGAGGTCTGGTTCGGCGCGCAGGTGATGGGCGTGGCGCTCACGTGTCTGTACGTGCGCAACGCCGTCAAGGCCCGGCGCCCCGTGCTCGCGGGCGTCTTCTATTCCATGGCCGTGCTCACCCGCACGCCGCTGGTGTTCGCGGGCCTCTTCTTCGTCCTGGAGGCGCTCTGCCCCGGACCGGACCGGCTGGCCCAGCTCAAGGCCCTTCCGACCGCGTGGAAGCCCGCCTTCCGCAAGCTCTTGCTCTTCGGCGCGGGAGCCGCCCCCCTCGCGCTGCTCGCCGCCGCCTACAACGTCTACCGCTTCGGCAAGCCGGGGGAGTTCGGCCACTCGTACTTCTACAACAACCGGGTGAACGCGGACATCGACCGCTTCGGGCTCTTCAACCTCGAGTACCTGTCGCGCAACATCCAGGCCGCGTTCCTCAAGTTGCCCCAGGTGTCGCTGTCTCCGCCGAGGCTGTCGTACGACCCGCATGGACTGACGCTGCTGCTCACGCTGCCCCTGCTGGTGTTCCTGCTGGTCCCCCGCACGCGTCCCCGACTGCACTGGCCCCTGTGGCTGACCGTGGCGGTGTGCGCGCTGCCGGGCCTGTTCTACCAGAACACCGGTTACATGCAGTTCGGCTTCCGGTTCAGTCTGGACTACACGCCCTATCTGTTGCTGCTCTTCGCCATTGGCGGATGGTCGCTGCGCAACCGCGCGGTGGTGGCCGTGCTGGCGCTTGGCGTGCTGGTGAACTTCTGGGGAGCCGTGGCCTTTCGTGGCTACACGGAGTTCGTGCGGAACTGGTAGGGCTCCAGGGCCCGGCGGCTTGAATCCGCCGGGCCCCACCCGCACATCAAGGGCGACATGCAACCTCCCACCGGTCAGCCCCCTCCTGGCAAGCGTTGGCACACCCGTGAGGACAGCGGCATCCGCCTGGATGCGGCGTTGCGCTGGTGGCACGACGACGAGCCCATCGAGCATCCGAAGATCATCGAGCTCTTCAACGCCTCGCTGGTCCTCGACGACGACGGGCGCTACCAGCTCCGCATCGCTCCGGACTGGTGCTACGTCCAGGTCGAGGACGCGGCCTACGAAGTGCGCACCGTGGACGTCACGCCAGACGAGCGTGTGTCGCTGCGCCTGAGCGACCGGACGGCGGAGGCCCTGGACCTGGGGTCGCTCCAGCTCACGCCGGAGGGAGTCCTCACCTGCCGCGTGAAGCAGGGCAGGGCGAAGGCCCGCTTTTCTCGCGATGCGCAGTACCAGTTCGGCGAGCTGCTGGAAGAGGGCCCTGAGGGGCACCTGATGCTGCGCGTGGGCCAACGCCAATGGGAGGTCCCCCTCTCGCTGGATGCGCTCCAGGCCGCGCCCTAGGCCGCCTCGGAGGACGCGGCAGGTACGGAAGGCGCCGCGGTTCCCACCAGGTCCCGGGCGAGGGCCTCCAGGACGTCCGGGTGCTCTCGCAACCACTCGCACGCCCGCTCGCGGCCCTGGCCGATACGCTCACCGCGCAGGCTGAAGTGGCTGCCTGACTTCTCCACCACGCCCGCGCTCACGGCCAGGTCCAGCACCTCGGCGGCGCGGTGGATGCCCGTGCCGTAGAGCACGTCGAACTCCGCCTCCTGGAACGGGGGCGCCAGCTTGTTCTTCACCACCTTGACGCGTGCTCGCGAGCCCACCACCGCGTCGCCGTCCTTGAGGTTGCCCGTGCGGCGGATCTCCATCCGCACCGACGCGTAGAACTTCAGCGCATTGCCACCCGTCGTCGTCTCCGGGTTGCCGAACATCACGCCAATCTTCATGCGGATCTGGTTGATGAAGATGATGCAGGTGCCGGAGCGGCTCACGGCGCCGGTGAGCTTCCGCAGGGCCTGGCTCATCAGCCGCGCCTGGACGCCCATGTGCGCGTCCCCCATCTCCCCTTCGATCTCCGCGCGGGGCACCAGCGCCGCCACCGAATCCACCACGATGAGATCCACGGCGCCCGAGCGCACGAGCTGCTCGGTGATCTCAAGCGCCTGCTCACCGGTGTCCGGTTGCGCCACGAGCAGTTCCTCCGTGCGCACCCCCAGCTTGCGCGCGTAGGACAGGTCCAGCGCGTGCTCCGCGTCGATGAAGGCCGCCACGCCTCCCACGGCCTGCACCTGGGCAATGGCATGCAGGGTGAGCGTCGTCTTGCCGGAGGACTCGTTGCCGAACAGCTCCACCACGCGTCCTCGCGGATAACCCCCCACGCCCAGCGCCCGGTCCAATCCCACCGAGCCCGTGGGGATGACCGCCACCTTCTGCTCCGGCGCGTCCGCGCCGAGCGTCATCACCGCGCCCCGGCCGAACTGCTTCTCGATGGACGCCACCGCCGCCGCCACTGCCTTCAACTTCTCCGTCAGCCTGCTCATCTCGTCTGACTCCCTCGCCGCCCTGCGGGCTGGATGCCTCGACGGCAGGCAGAGCAACGGTCATGCCGCGCAGGCTTCCGGGGAGAAGGGCCTGCAAGGGCGTCCAGGTCCGCCCGGTCCGTCCGAAGCGGCGGAGCGGCAGGGCTGTCTCCCGGGTGCTGAGAAGGCGCAAGGGGAGGGCGTCCGCGCATAAGCAGACACGGGGGGATGTGACAGGCCAGCTTGGTGGGATGGAAGGCTTTGCATTGAATCCCGAGCACGTGGGCGTGACATCTCCTCTCGTGAATACGACCCGTGAGAACCTTCCCCATGTGGTCATCCTGGGAGGCGGCTTCGGCGGCCTCTACGCGGCCCGGTATCTGCGAAAGGCAGGGGTTCGCGTCACGATGGTGGACCGTCACAACCACCACCTCTTCCAGCCCCTGCTGTACCAGGTGGCCACCGCGACGCTCAGCCCCAGTGACATCGCCGCGCCGCTGCGGGCCATGCTTGGACGCAATCACGTCCAGGTGCTGCTCGCGGAAGTGACCGGCGTGGACACCGCGCGCAAGCGAGTCCTCCTGGCGGACGGCGAGCTGGCGTACGACTTCCTCATCGTGGCCACCGGGGCGACGCACTCGTACTTCGGCAACGAGGCCTGGTCGCGGCACTCGATGGGGTTGAAGACCGTCGAGGACGCCCTGGAGATCCGCCGCCGCGTGCTGCTCGCCTTCGAGCAGGCCGAGCGCGAACCGGACCCCGAGCGCCGCCGCGCGCTGCTCACCTTCGCCATCATTGGCGCGGGCCCCACGGGCGTGGAGCTGGCGGGAGCCCTGGCGGAGATCAGCCGCAATTCATTGTCGGGTGACTTCCAGAACATCGACCCCCGGGATGCGCGCGTCATCCTCATCGAGGGCATGGACCGCGTGCTTCCCACCTACCCCGAGAATCTCTCGGGTGAGGCCCGCCGGGTGCTGGAGAAGCACGGCGTCGAGGTCCGCACGGGCACCCGGGTGACGAACATCGACACGGCGGGTGTCGACATGGGACCTGAACATCTGGCGGCCCGTACGGTGCTCTGGGCCGCGGGTGTGGAGGCCTCGCCCGTGGCCCGCTCGCTCGGCGTGACGCTGGACAGGGCAGGCCGCGTCCCGGTGACGCCCGAGCTCACCGTGCCCGGACATCCCGACATCTTCGTCGTGGGCGACCTGGCGCTCGTGAAGCAGGACGACGGGAGCGCGGTCCCAGGAGTGGCGCCCGCGGCGATGCAGGAGGGCAAGCACGCGGTGCTCAACCTCCGCCGTCAGCTCGCGGGCCAGCCCATGCAGCCCTTCCGCTACTGGGACCGGGGAACCTACGCGGTCATTGGCAGAGGCCATGCCGTGGGCGTGGCCTTCCGCCGCGTCAAGCAGTCCGGCTTCGTCGCCTGGCTGGCCTGGCTCTTCATCCACATCACCTTCCTCATCGGCTTCCGAAGCAAGCTGGCCGTGCTGCTCAACTGGGCCTACTCGTACCTGACGTTCGGCAGGTCGGCGCGCATCATCACCGGCCCCGCTCCCCGCCTGGATGAGCGGGGCGTGCCTCCCCTGCCCGTCGGGGAAGGGTCAGCTGTTGTAGGGCGGGAAGCCGTGGCTCCCGCCGTTGTCGGAAGACTGATGCCTGACAGGTGAGGGGAGGGGTGATGCCGCTGCGCCCTGGGTGTTGGTGTGCAGCCAGCCCCGGCGGTCCAGCATCCGGCAATCGACGGCGAGCAGCAGGTCCACGTCCTCGATACGTCCGTGGTCCTCCAGGTCCGCGCGGGTCCGCGCCAGCTTGAGGATGCGGTCGTGCGCTCGAGCGGACAGACCATGTTGCTGAACCGCTCTCTTCAATTCCATCTCTGCTTTTGGGGACAGCGCGCAGAAGCGGCGCAGCAGATGCGACGGCATCTGTGCGTTGCAGTGCACGCCTGGCGTGTCCTGGAAACGGACGCGCTGCCGTTCACGCGCGGCCTGTACGCGCTGTCGGTAGTACCGGCTCGGCAGCTCCGGTGTCTTCGCCGCGAGCTGGTGGTACTCCACTGGCCGCGTCTGCACGGTGATGTCGATGCGGTCCATCAACGGCCCGCTGATGCGCGTGTGATAGTCGAAGACGCGGTGCTCGCGGCAGGTGCACTTGTGCCCCGGGACGTTGAAGTAGCCGCAGGGGCAGGGGTTCATCGCCGCGACCAGCATGACGCGGCACGGATAGGTGATGTGCTGGGTTGCCCGCGCCAGGTGGATGACCCCTTCCTCCAGGGGCTGTCGCAGCACCTCCAGGACGTTCTTCCGGAACTCCGGAAGCTCGTCGAGGAACAGCACCCCATGGTGCGCCAGGGACAACTCTCCCGGACGCGCCATGGGACCTCCACCCACGAGCCCCGCGTCGGACAGCGTGTGGTGGGGCGAGCGGAACGGCCGCTCCCGCACCAGCGCCTGCTCGTCTCCCAGCAGCCCCTGGATGGAGTAGACCTTCGTCACCTCCAGGGCTTCATCGAACGTCATCTCGGGCAGGATGCCTGGCAGCCGCCGAGCCAGCATCGTCTTGCCTGAGCCCGGAGGCCCGGCCATCAAGAGGTTGTGACCGCCGGCCGCCGCCAGCTCCAACGCCAGCTTCAGTTCCGGCTGCCCGCGCACGTCGGCCATGTCCGCGACCTCCGAGCGACAAGACTCTGGCGGTGTCCCCGTGCGCGTCAGCGGCGTCAGGGGGGCCTCGCCCGTGAGGTGCCCTACCGCCTCGCGCAGGTGGGCCACCGGCAGCACCTGGATTCCCTCCACCAGCGCCCCCTCCGCTGCGTTCGCGGCCGGCACCATGATCCCGCGATAGCCGCCATTCCGGGCCGCCACGGCCAGGGGCAGCACGCCCTTGATGGGCTTGATGGAGCCGTCCAGCGACAGCTCCCCGCCAAAGAGGTAGTGCCCCAGCGGCTCCTCCTCCATGAGCCTCGCCGCGGCAAGGACGCCCAGGGCGATGGGCAGCTCGAAGGCCGCCCCCTCCTTGCGGATCTCCGCGGGAGCCAGGTTGACGGTGATCCGCTTCTGCGGAAGGTCGAACCCGGCGTTCTTCAGCGCGGAGACCACCCGGACCTTAGACTCCCGGGCTGCTCCCTCCGGCAACCCCACGACGTTGAAGTAGGGCAGGCCGAGCGCCATGTCGACCTCGCACTCCACCACCACCGCGTCGATGCCCATCAACGCCCCTGACCGCACCCTCGCCAGCATCGTCATCCCCTTCCCACCCACGTACCGGGGCAGGGGAGAGCAATGCACGTACCGAGGCCCTGCCCCCTGGGATGGCCCGCCGCGGCCATCCACCGCGCCAGACGTCGGGTCCCGCTCGGGGACGCGGTGCCTGGAAAAAGAAGAAGCCCGCTGGCGTCGGAACGCCAGCGGGCTTCGGATGGAATCAGTGACGGGGTTTCCCGCGTCAGTGCTGCCTGAGCAAGTGGATCAGGGCGCCGGCGTGGGGGCGGGCGCGGGCGCCGCGCCGTCCGGCGTGGTCGCCGTGCCCTGGATGACCGCGTTCTGGGGAAGCTCGGTGGCCATGCCCAAGATCTTCGCTCCCGCGGCACGGGCGCCGTCGAGCGCCACCACGAGCTTGCCGTAGTTCGCCGCGTCATCCGCCATGAAGAAGACGACCTTCTCGTCCGGCTTCTTGGCGTTCAACATCCGCTTGAGGCGGGGGATGTAGTCGGACGCGGGGATCTGCTCCGTGTTGATGGAGTAGGCGCCGGCCTTGTCCACCTGCACGACGATCTGCTGATCATCGGGCTCGGGCGGCGGCTGGTTCTCCTCCACCTCCGTCTCCGGGACCCGGACGAGGATGTCCTTCTCCAGGAGCGGCGTCACCACCATGAAGATGATGAGGAGCACCAGCACCACGTCCACCAGGGGCGTGACGTTGATCTCCGAGTTCGGCGCGGACGCGGGCTTGACCCACTGACGCTGCTTGTGTCCTCGGGCCATTACTTCTTCTCCTCGACACCCAGGGCGATCTGCTTCGCCTTCGCCTTGCGGGCCGTGTCCAGCACCTTGCGCACATCGCCCACGTTCAGGGCGTTGTCACCCTTCAGGAGGATCTTCTTGCCTGGATCCTTCACCAGCTCGGCGGCGATCTTCTCCTGGAGCCCCTTCTCGTCGACCTCATCGTTCTCCACGAACATCTTCTTGTCCGGGGTGATGGAGAGGATCAGCGGGTCGGCTTCCTTGCCTTCCTTTTCGATCTCCGTGGCCTTGGGCAGCTCCACGGACTTGCCGCGCTGGAGCATGGGCGTCACGACCATGAAGATGATGAGGAGCACCAACACCACGTCCACCAGGGGCGTGACGTTGATCTCGCTCTTGATGCCCCCTTTGGGGCCTGCTGACATTCCCATGCGTGCACCTGTGTCCGGGAAGGGATTCCCACCCCGGGGCAGCGCGGCTTCTCAGCCGGGCCACCCTCATGGGTGGGGAGGTCCCAGGGTGTGGGCTACGACTCAGGCCGCGTGCGAACCGCCGCCCACGTGCCGCGCCACCACGTCCAGGAACTCGTTGGAGGACTCGGAGATGTCCACGGAGCGGGCATCCACCCAGCCCTGCAGGAAGTTGTAGGCCATCACGGCGGGGATCGCCACGAGCAGGCCGAACGCCGTGGTGATGAGCGCCTCGGAGATACCGGCGGAGATGGTCGCCAGACCGCCGGAACCCGCGGCCGCCATCAGCTGGAAGGCGTTCACGATACCCATCGTGGTGCCCAGCAGGCCGACGAACGGGGCCGTCGAACCGACGGTGGCCAGCAGGCCCAGGCCGCGCTTGAGGCTCTGCACCTCGCGCTGCGCCTGGCGCTCCAGCGCGCGGGCCACGGACTCCACCGCCAGGTCCTTGTTTCCGGGGCTGATCCGGTACGCCGTCAGGCCGGAGTTGATCACGCGGCCCAGATGGCCCACGTCCTTGCCCAAGTTGGTGTTCGCGGCGGTGGTCAGGTCGCCCTTCGCCAGGATCGCGCCCATCTTGGCGGCGAAGTTGCGGCTGTCAGAGCGGGTCTTGCGGAAGACGATGATCCGCTCCGCCATGACGACCAGCGACGCCACCGACATGATGGCGAGGGTGAAGATGATCAAGCGGGCGAAGAGGCCCGTGTGGTGCCAGATGTCAGCAAGGGTAAATTGCATGGCTGTGGAGCGCTCCTCCTCACGAGCGCGGGGTTATTTTCGGCGGACTGCTCAAGCGGGGCTGCCTGGCTGGATCAGCGCGGCAGCTTCAGGTTGAAGTTGAACGTGTACTGAACTTCGACCGGCCTGCCCTGGAACGTGACCGGCTTGTAGCGTGAGGCGGTAAGCACGTCCATCACGGCCTGTTCCATGTGAGGGAGCGGCTTGATCGTGCGGCAGCGCTCGACCTTTCCCTCGGTCGTGATCACGCACTTCACGATCATCAGACCCTGCACGCGCGCCTCGAGGGCCTCACGCGTATAGCTGACTTCGGGACCCGCGATCTTCTCGGGACGCGTCATGCCTTGGCCGAACGCCAGCACGTCCGTCCCCGTTCCACCCAACTGACCGCCCACCACGCCGCCAATCACACCGCCGACCACGCCACCCACCACGCCGCCCGCGACACCGCCTTCGACGCCACCCTCGACCTCGGACTCGCTCGCCTCTTCCTCGGGCTCGGGCGCGGTCTCCGTCTCCTGCGGCTTCTGCTGCGGGATCTCCTTCGGCTGGACGATCATGTCCTTGGGCTTCTTGGGCGTGACCTTCTTCTCCGTCTTCGGCTTCGACGCCGGAGGAGGCGGAGGAGGCGGAGGAGGCGGAGGCGCCATGGTGGCCTTCAGCGTGACCTCGACCTCCTTCTCCTCCACAGGAGGCGGGCGCGTGGAGAGATAGGCCACAAGACCCAGCAGGCCGATGTGGAGCACCGTGGAAACGCCGGCACCCACGCCGAAGCGCGACTTGGGTCCTTGCCCGCGGTCAAGGACTGAATCGAACATGCACGTAACTCCTCTTCACCAGTGGACTACCCGTCCCCGCCATGCCCGGATTGAAGGGCGGCCACCATACAGAAAAGGGTTCCGGGTTCAAGCAACCGTGTTTGGCGCCGCAATCGTGATCGCGCCAATGCCCCACTGGTCACCAAAAAGCAACGGTCTATTGACAACTGCTTGACCTCGGATATTTTCCGGAGTCATTTTCGGTTGCAGCCCACCTTGGAGGGGTTTGGTATGCAAGTGAAACAAGTACTTCGGGAAACCGGAGTCGTCCTTGCTGCGGGTCTGTTGTACGGATCCGCGGCTTTCGCGCAGTCCAGCGTCATCATCGGCACTGTCATCAACACTGAGGACAAGAAGCCGGCTGCAGATGTCGTTGTGACCGCCACCTCGCCCAACCTGCAGGGCGAGCAGACCGTAGTTACCGACGCTCAGGGTAACTACCGTATTCCCCAGCTCCCGCCGGGCACGTATACGTTGCGGTTCGAGAAGGAGTCGTTCAAGCCTTTCGCCCGCCCTGAAATCCAGCTGTTGCTCAACCGCACCATCCGCGTGAACGTGGAGCTGCTCCCCGAGAGCTTCTCGTCGACGGAGACCATCGTTGGCGCGCCGCCGACGATCGACGTCGGTTCGACGAACCAGGGCGTCAACGTTGATCAGGAGTTCATCAAGCGCATCGCGGTGGCCCGTCCGGTGGGCAAGGGTGGCGCGACGCGCTCCTTTGAGTCCCTGGCCGAGCTCGCCCCGGGCGCCCAGTCCGACCAGTACGGCGTGTCCATCAACGGCACGACCTCGCCCGAGAACGGTTACGTGGTGGACGGTCTGTCCACGAACGACCCGGCCTTCGGCGTGAACGCCAGCCCGCTGAGCATCGAGTTCGTGCAGGACGTGAACATCATCACCGGCGGTTACATGCCGGAGTTCGGTCGCTCCACGGGCGGTGTGATCAACGCGGTGACCCGGTCGGGCTCCAACGAGTTCCACGGCTCCGTGTTCGCCAACTGGACGCCGGGCGCCCTGGAAGGCAACCGGAAGCTGGTCATCGAGGACGGCACGACGGTCACCGGCCTGAACGCCCTGAGCAACCTGGGCGACTTCGGCGCGACCCTCGGTGGTCCCATCCTCAAGGACAAGCTCTGGTTCTTCGCCGGCTTCGCGCCGTCGTTCCAGCGCTACGAGCACACCCGCGCCCTCAACGCCTTCACGCTGGATGATGACGGCGCGGTGGCGAAGGATGCGAACGGCTTCAGCGTCGTCCAGCAGATCCCGGGTTCCGAGCGGACGTACTTCGCGGACTCCCGCACGATCCAGTTCATGGGCAAGCTGACGTACCTCATCAACCAGGACCACAACGTGTCGTTCGCCCTGAACGGCACCCCGACCGTGTCGGGTGGTCTGGGCAAGCTGCAGATCAGCCCCCGCTCGGGTGGTCTGCCCGCGGCGCAGAACGTGCGCCCGGAGGACATCGGCCAGACCGAGAACCGCGCGAACACCACGGCACTCGCCCTCAAGTACGCGGGCGCGTTCATGGAGAAGAAGGTCCTGGTCGACGCCAACCTCGGTTGGTTCCACCAGACCGCGGGCACGCCTCCGGCGGACGGCAGCGCCATCGGCGCGACCAACGGCCTGGCGGGCTACGCGCTGGCGCAGTACACCCGCACGCGTCCCCTGACGCAGTTCGAGAGCGTCCCGAACGCGGAAGAGTACTGCGGCACGACCACGGCGGAGCAGCTCCTGCGCTGCCCGGCGACGAACTACCTCGTCGGCGGCCCCGGCTTCATGTCCGAGGCCACGCTGGATCGCTACCAGATCAACGCCAAGGCGACCTACCTGCTCAACGCGGCCGGTACGCACGTCTTCAAGGCGGGCGTGGACACGGAGTTCCTGACCTTCGATCAGAAGAAGGCCTACTCCGGTAGCGTGTTCCTGCAGGAGAGCAGCGGTACGGTGAACGGCCGCCGCATCTGGGTGGACAACCGCCGCTACGGCTACCAGACGGCTCCGGACACCCCGGTGTTCGAGACCCTGCAGCAGTCCTCCACGAGCGGCACCACCATCGGTGGTTTCCTCCAGGACAGCTGGTCCATCGCGAACCGCGTCACCCTGAACCTGGGCGTGCGTTACGACGTGCAGTCCATGTACGGCGGCGACGGCAACCTGGCCCTGAAGCTCGGCAACCAGTGGTCGCCCCGTATCGGCGCCGTGCTGGACCCGTTCGCCAACGGCCGCGCGAAGCTGTTCGTGAACTTCGCTCGTTACTACGAGC
It encodes:
- the recA gene encoding recombinase RecA, whose protein sequence is MSRLTEKLKAVAAAVASIEKQFGRGAVMTLGADAPEQKVAVIPTGSVGLDRALGVGGYPRGRVVELFGNESSGKTTLTLHAIAQVQAVGGVAAFIDAEHALDLSYARKLGVRTEELLVAQPDTGEQALEITEQLVRSGAVDLIVVDSVAALVPRAEIEGEMGDAHMGVQARLMSQALRKLTGAVSRSGTCIIFINQIRMKIGVMFGNPETTTGGNALKFYASVRMEIRRTGNLKDGDAVVGSRARVKVVKNKLAPPFQEAEFDVLYGTGIHRAAEVLDLAVSAGVVEKSGSHFSLRGERIGQGRERACEWLREHPDVLEALARDLVGTAAPSVPAASSEAA
- a CDS encoding CinA family nicotinamide mononucleotide deamidase-related protein, encoding MRVELLCTGDELVTGLITDTNSTYLEARLFDLGVKVARVSVVGDVRPDITGALLEASARADVVIVSGGLGPTSDDFTLECAAAAAGVPMQEDARVLGWLKERYAARGMAINPGALRMARIPAGTEPVRNPQGSAPLVIQQLGRAHLFFLPGVPREYRALVDGEVLPRVRAWLAAEPHRTFRAFRLLRTVRLPESVLNERVMPLAPSHPRVVFGFRTHAPENHLKLMAEAPTQAEADAALAAAEAACRQVLGTHVYGADGSEYAPVLLDLLARAGHTLAVAESCTGGLVAQELTAVPGSSQVFIGGAVAYSEKMKSAWVGVPPDLLAKHSAVSPQTALAMAEGVRAACGATFGLSVTGYAGPGGGTPEDPVGTVYCGLAGPGMAPRCERISLAGDRDRVRLFAASHVLEMLRLHLLAAAPVSP
- a CDS encoding NAD(P)/FAD-dependent oxidoreductase, encoding MNTTRENLPHVVILGGGFGGLYAARYLRKAGVRVTMVDRHNHHLFQPLLYQVATATLSPSDIAAPLRAMLGRNHVQVLLAEVTGVDTARKRVLLADGELAYDFLIVATGATHSYFGNEAWSRHSMGLKTVEDALEIRRRVLLAFEQAEREPDPERRRALLTFAIIGAGPTGVELAGALAEISRNSLSGDFQNIDPRDARVILIEGMDRVLPTYPENLSGEARRVLEKHGVEVRTGTRVTNIDTAGVDMGPEHLAARTVLWAAGVEASPVARSLGVTLDRAGRVPVTPELTVPGHPDIFVVGDLALVKQDDGSAVPGVAPAAMQEGKHAVLNLRRQLAGQPMQPFRYWDRGTYAVIGRGHAVGVAFRRVKQSGFVAWLAWLFIHITFLIGFRSKLAVLLNWAYSYLTFGRSARIITGPAPRLDERGVPPLPVGEGSAVVGREAVAPAVVGRLMPDR
- a CDS encoding YifB family Mg chelatase-like AAA ATPase, whose translation is MLARVRSGALMGIDAVVVECEVDMALGLPYFNVVGLPEGAARESKVRVVSALKNAGFDLPQKRITVNLAPAEIRKEGAAFELPIALGVLAAARLMEEEPLGHYLFGGELSLDGSIKPIKGVLPLAVAARNGGYRGIMVPAANAAEGALVEGIQVLPVAHLREAVGHLTGEAPLTPLTRTGTPPESCRSEVADMADVRGQPELKLALELAAAGGHNLLMAGPPGSGKTMLARRLPGILPEMTFDEALEVTKVYSIQGLLGDEQALVRERPFRSPHHTLSDAGLVGGGPMARPGELSLAHHGVLFLDELPEFRKNVLEVLRQPLEEGVIHLARATQHITYPCRVMLVAAMNPCPCGYFNVPGHKCTCREHRVFDYHTRISGPLMDRIDITVQTRPVEYHQLAAKTPELPSRYYRQRVQAARERQRVRFQDTPGVHCNAQMPSHLLRRFCALSPKAEMELKRAVQQHGLSARAHDRILKLARTRADLEDHGRIEDVDLLLAVDCRMLDRRGWLHTNTQGAAASPLPSPVRHQSSDNGGSHGFPPYNS
- a CDS encoding DUF1285 domain-containing protein, with translation MQPPTGQPPPGKRWHTREDSGIRLDAALRWWHDDEPIEHPKIIELFNASLVLDDDGRYQLRIAPDWCYVQVEDAAYEVRTVDVTPDERVSLRLSDRTAEALDLGSLQLTPEGVLTCRVKQGRAKARFSRDAQYQFGELLEEGPEGHLMLRVGQRQWEVPLSLDALQAAP
- a CDS encoding ExbD/TolR family protein, translated to MARGHKQRQWVKPASAPNSEINVTPLVDVVLVLLIIFMVVTPLLEKDILVRVPETEVEENQPPPEPDDQQIVVQVDKAGAYSINTEQIPASDYIPRLKRMLNAKKPDEKVVFFMADDAANYGKLVVALDGARAAGAKILGMATELPQNAVIQGTATTPDGAAPAPAPTPAP
- the pssA gene encoding CDP-diacylglycerol--serine O-phosphatidyltransferase, coding for MKLRKLMFVLPNLFTVTSIFCGFYAITLCSGDAEPVQLYQAALAILFAMFFDGFDGRVARLTKTQSDFGMQLDSLADVMSFGAAPALLVYKWALAPMGFWGLFISFAFMACGAMRLARFNVLAMRNPHGGGGGFFVGLPIPLAAGVLVSLIISHHVASQGEALGDGARMPVAVAVGALSLLMVSTVRYRTFKDARPSRKSALVFMVMALTGAFIARQFHPAWVLVTYFFAYLLMGLVESAVSVRSRLASRKVGAVAAVAVAAGLDEDDDEDSEPNATTDDGPAFL